One Cottoperca gobio unplaced genomic scaffold, fCotGob3.1 fCotGob3_124arrow_ctg1, whole genome shotgun sequence DNA window includes the following coding sequences:
- the adrm1 gene encoding proteasomal ubiquitin receptor ADRM1 isoform X2 yields MSSGALFPSLVSGSRGSSSKYLVEFRAGKMTLKGNVVTPDKRKGSVYIQQSDDSLIHFCWKDRTSANVDDDLIIFPDDCEFKKVSQCTTGRVFVLKFKAGSKRLFFWMQEPKTDKDDEYCRKVNEYLNNPPIPGAAGSGGGSGHELSALGGEGGLQNLLGNMSHNQLMQLIGPTGLGGLGLGALAGPGLANLLGSGGPATSSSSSSSRSQSAAATPSSGGAPRLSTSQAPTTPVTPAASAVSPTTPQLKTPLAPASVGSPSSHQPIQLSDLQSILATMNVPAASAAQGAAVDLASVCTPEMMAPILTNAEVQQRLLPFLPSGESLPQSADEIKNTINSPQFQQSMSMFSSALASGQLGPLMSQFGLPADAVDAANKGDVEAFAKAMQGSKGEEKKEDDEDMSLD; encoded by the exons ATGTCGTCAGGTGCTCTCTTTCCAAGCTTGGTGAGCGGCTCGAGGGGAAGCTCCAGCAAGTACCTGGTGGAGTTTCGAGCTGGGAAAATGACCTTGAAGGGTAACGTGGTGACACCGGACAAACGCAAGGGCTCGGtgtacatccagcagtctgACGACTCCCTGATTCACTTCTGCTGGAAGGACAGGACGTCTGCGAATGTTGATGAT GACCTGATCATCTTCCCTGATGACTGTGAATTCAAGAAGGTGAGCCAGTGCACCACCGgacgtgtgtttgtgctgaagTTCAAGGCCGGATCCAAGAGGCTGTTCTTCTGGATGCAG GAGCCGAAGACCGACAAGGATGACGAGTACTGTCGTAAGGTGAACGAATACCTGAACAACCCTCCCATTCCCGGAGCGGCAGGAAGCGGGGGAGGCAGCGGCCACGAACTCTCTGCACTCGGAGGAGAGGGAGGCCTGCAGAACCTGCTGGGAAATATGAGCCACAACCAGCTGATGCAGCTGATCGGACCAACAGGACTGGGAGGACTGG GTCTGGGAGCACTAGCAGGACCAGGACTTGCCAACTTGCTGGGCAGTGGAGGTCCAgccaccagcagctcctcaTCCAG CTCTCGTAGCCAGTCAGCAGCCGCCACTCCTTCCTCAGGCGGAGCCCCCAGACTGAGCACCTCTCAGGCCCCCACCACCCCTGTGACTCCTGCTGCCTCAGCTGTCTCCCCTACTACT CCTCAGCTCAAGACCCCACTGGCCCCCGCCTCTGTTGGAAGCCCTTCCTCCCACCAGCCCATCCAGCTCAGTGACCTTCAGAGCATCCTCGCCACCATGAACGTCCCAGCGGCGTCGGCTGCTCAGGGAGCAGCAG TGGACCTAGCGAGCGTTTGCACCCCGGAGATGATGGCTCCCATCCTGACCAACGCTGAGGTCCAGCAGAGGCTCCTGCCCTTCCTCCCCAGCGGAGAAAGTTTACCGCAGAGCGCTGACGAGATCAAGAACACGATCAACTCCCCTCAGTTTCAACAG TCCATGAGTATGTTCAGCAGTGCCTTGGCCTCCGGGCAGCTCGGCCCTCTCATGAGTCAGTTTGGTCTGCCGGCAGACGCTGTTGACGCCGCCAACAAAGGAG ATGTGGAGGCGTTTGCCAAAGCCATGCAGGGCAgtaaaggagaagagaagaaagaggacgACGAGGACATGAGTCTGGATTAG
- the LOC115004513 gene encoding laminin subunit alpha-5-like codes for MTSLVFWWKLEPKEPSSDFLQISDADSKALEIIILRSTPNRAVVRNNRISLYTHTFLESIPPFSGKYYLGGVPEDKMPLKLKPLFPQQGSLKGCFRNVKAHGGSHVDLKRMKSSGVSFGCDSDLLVAREAHFSGQSYLDLALTNVPSLRNNFYASFSFRTEQKEGLMFYHHDKEGVCHVFLHEGHVVVRAGNSEIKTQKTYNDGNTHYIALYNNDNGMRLYMDDAIEKAKESIRLDGRRSATTAEGSTFLGGLPNQSLSNLTGCISNVFIRRETGLQTVLNLLKTKENVNVPLDCPAAKKPQQIVAAQPKHSSKPKGKHKKPSGSRSRNTRESCQAALSDQEVGATHFSGSTHSYQRYDSLPSSRSSIPHISLALRINSSDGLVLYATGGQRGAAVMSLSVSDGHLLLLLDGGKRKVSLRSRKKYNDNQWHTVFIKREGEKISLIVDGISAQSKRIPGGDRTHVTGPLYVGGVPPSMTAPGSGGFVGCVRELTLNEAPAGNPAHSQGTVPCFQNPLQPGAYFSGQGGHIAIDESLVLARDLEIMLEVRPVLDSGLLMHAGTSPDKHLSLILSQGEVTVSLNSGKGEFSTSFTPEEPLCNGRWHTIKVVKKNNVLQLHVDAASEHSVGPKQSRSAGDKETVYLGGVPEGVTVPGLPAGLPAFHGCIRQATINHRPAMLSKPLAVFGAVGMQGCPHM; via the exons ATGACTTCACTGGTATTCTGGTGGAAGCTCGAGCCTAAAGAGCCTTCATCTGATTTCCTGCAGATCAGCGACGCCGACTCCAAAGCT CTGGAGATCATCATCCTGCGTTCAACTCCAAACCGTGCTGTGGTGAGGAACAACCGCATCAGCCTCTACACCCACACGTTCCTAGAGAGCATCCCCCCATTCAGCGGCAAATACTACCTGGGAGGAGTCCCCGAGGACAAGATGCCTTTGAA GTTGAAGCCTCTGTTCCCTCAGCAGGGCTCTCTGAAGGGCTGCTTCAGGAACGTGAAGGCTCACGGAGGCTCTCACGTCGAcctgaagaggatgaagagctcCGGAGTCAGTTTCGGCTGCGACAGTGACCTGCTG gTGGCTCGTGAGGCTCATTTCTCCGGTCAGAGCTACCTGGACTTGGCTCTGACCAACGTTCCCAGCCTCAGGAACAACTTCTACGccagcttcagcttcaggacGGAGCAGAAGGAGGGACTCATGTTCTACCACCATGATAAG GAAGGAGTGTGTCACGTGTTTCTGCACGAGGGCCACGTCGTGGTGAGAGCTGGAAACAGTGAGATTAAGACGCAGAAGACGTACAACGACGGCAACACCCACTACATCGCGCTCTACAACAACGACAACGG GATGCGTCTGTACATGGACGATGCGATCGAGAAAGCGAAGGAGAGCATCCGGCTGGACGGCAGGAGGAGTGCGACGACCGCAGAGGGAAGCACCTTCCTGGGAGGATTGCCCAACCAAAGCCTCAGCAATCTCACTGGATGCATCAGCAATGTGTTCAtcaggag GGAAACAGGTTTACAGACGGTGTTGAACCTGCTGAAAACCAAAGAAAACGTCAACGTTCCTCTGGACTGTCCCGCTGCCAAAAAACCTCAGCAGATCGTCGCTGCACAGCCCAAGCACAGCAGTAAAcccaag ggaAAGCACAAGAAGCCTTCGGGGTCTCGCAGCCGTAACACCAGGGAGTCCTGTCAGGCGGCGCTGTCGGACCAGGAGGTCGGAGCGACGCACTTCAGCGGCTCCACACACAGCTACCAGAGATACGACTCCCTGCCCAGCTCTCGCAGCTCAAT CCCTCACATCTCCCTGGCGCTGAGGATTAACTCCTCGGATGGTTTGGTGTTGTACGCGACTGGCGGGCAGCGCGGCGCAGCAGTGATGTCACTCAGCGTGTCAGACGGCCACCTGCTGCTTTTATTGGACGGAGGAAAGAGGAAGGTCAGCCTGCGCAGCCGCAAGAAGTACAACGACAACCAGTGGCACACG GTGTTTATAAAGCGCGAAGGAGAGAAGATCAGTCTGATCGTGGACGGCATCAGCGCTCAGTCTAAGAGGATCCCCGGAGGAGACAGGACTCATGTCACCGGGCCTTTATACGTCGGAGGAGTCCCGCCCTCAATGACG GCTCCGGGCTCCGGTGGTTTCGTCGGTTGTGTCAGGGAGCTGACGCTGAACGAAGCCCCTGCAGGAAACCCCGCTCACAGCCAGGGGACGGTGCCCTGCTTCCAGAACCCCCTCCAGCCCGGAGCGTATTTCTCTGGCCAGGGAGGACACATCGCAATAG ATGAGTCCTTAGTTCTGGCTCGGGATCTGGAAATCATGTTGGAGGTTCGGCCCGTCTTGGACTCTGGGCTGctgatgcatgctgggacaTCACCTGACAAACACCTGAGTTTGATCCTCAGCCAGGGAGAG gtgactGTTTCATTAAACAGCGGCAAAGGAGAATTCTCTACGTCCTTTACTCCTGAGGAGCCTTTATGTAACGGACGCTGGCACACAATCAAAG TGGTGAAGAAGAACAACGTCCTGCAGCTCCATGTTGATGCAGCCAGCGAGCACAGCGTCGGCCCCAAACAGAGCCGCTCTGCTGGGGACAAAGAGACCGTGTACCTGGGAGGGGTCCCCG AGGGCGTCACAGTTCCTGGTCTACCCGCCGGCCTGCCAGCCTTCCACGGCTGCATCCGCCAGGCGACGATCAACCACAGACCTGCCATGTTGTCCAAACCGCTCGCCGTGTTCGGAGCTGTGGGCATGCAGGGCTGCCCACACATGtaa
- the adrm1 gene encoding proteasomal ubiquitin receptor ADRM1 isoform X1, with product MSSGALFPSLVSGSRGSSSKYLVEFRAGKMTLKGNVVTPDKRKGSVYIQQSDDSLIHFCWKDRTSANVDDDLIIFPDDCEFKKVSQCTTGRVFVLKFKAGSKRLFFWMQEPKTDKDDEYCRKVNEYLNNPPIPGAAGSGGGSGHELSALGGEGGLQNLLGNMSHNQLMQLIGPTGLGGLGGLGALAGPGLANLLGSGGPATSSSSSSSRSQSAAATPSSGGAPRLSTSQAPTTPVTPAASAVSPTTVAPSTPGTLKTPLAPASVGSPSSHQPIQLSDLQSILATMNVPAASAAQGAAVDLASVCTPEMMAPILTNAEVQQRLLPFLPSGESLPQSADEIKNTINSPQFQQSMSMFSSALASGQLGPLMSQFGLPADAVDAANKGDVEAFAKAMQGSKGEEKKEDDEDMSLD from the exons ATGTCGTCAGGTGCTCTCTTTCCAAGCTTGGTGAGCGGCTCGAGGGGAAGCTCCAGCAAGTACCTGGTGGAGTTTCGAGCTGGGAAAATGACCTTGAAGGGTAACGTGGTGACACCGGACAAACGCAAGGGCTCGGtgtacatccagcagtctgACGACTCCCTGATTCACTTCTGCTGGAAGGACAGGACGTCTGCGAATGTTGATGAT GACCTGATCATCTTCCCTGATGACTGTGAATTCAAGAAGGTGAGCCAGTGCACCACCGgacgtgtgtttgtgctgaagTTCAAGGCCGGATCCAAGAGGCTGTTCTTCTGGATGCAG GAGCCGAAGACCGACAAGGATGACGAGTACTGTCGTAAGGTGAACGAATACCTGAACAACCCTCCCATTCCCGGAGCGGCAGGAAGCGGGGGAGGCAGCGGCCACGAACTCTCTGCACTCGGAGGAGAGGGAGGCCTGCAGAACCTGCTGGGAAATATGAGCCACAACCAGCTGATGCAGCTGATCGGACCAACAGGACTGGGAGGACTGG GAGGTCTGGGAGCACTAGCAGGACCAGGACTTGCCAACTTGCTGGGCAGTGGAGGTCCAgccaccagcagctcctcaTCCAG CTCTCGTAGCCAGTCAGCAGCCGCCACTCCTTCCTCAGGCGGAGCCCCCAGACTGAGCACCTCTCAGGCCCCCACCACCCCTGTGACTCCTGCTGCCTCAGCTGTCTCCCCTACTACTGTTGCTCCCTCCACACCAGGTACA CTCAAGACCCCACTGGCCCCCGCCTCTGTTGGAAGCCCTTCCTCCCACCAGCCCATCCAGCTCAGTGACCTTCAGAGCATCCTCGCCACCATGAACGTCCCAGCGGCGTCGGCTGCTCAGGGAGCAGCAG TGGACCTAGCGAGCGTTTGCACCCCGGAGATGATGGCTCCCATCCTGACCAACGCTGAGGTCCAGCAGAGGCTCCTGCCCTTCCTCCCCAGCGGAGAAAGTTTACCGCAGAGCGCTGACGAGATCAAGAACACGATCAACTCCCCTCAGTTTCAACAG TCCATGAGTATGTTCAGCAGTGCCTTGGCCTCCGGGCAGCTCGGCCCTCTCATGAGTCAGTTTGGTCTGCCGGCAGACGCTGTTGACGCCGCCAACAAAGGAG ATGTGGAGGCGTTTGCCAAAGCCATGCAGGGCAgtaaaggagaagagaagaaagaggacgACGAGGACATGAGTCTGGATTAG
- the LOC115004517 gene encoding laminin subunit alpha-3-like, whose product MFVCSLVAETKKGGFVDVTQAYNKIVNSIKDAEEAAKMADKATNDTMENIKDKDLGQIADSLKNHSLDLKEEVKRLKDELHNDLKPQLEDAQRRLEDAKTKQVDVMKDLQMVQNNLNFTTNASQEIDEAKRAANLANTTATQIADALRPIKDQLDQWQQTYGDANATNDDINNALMEANKTVNVLGETIPLLMKKLDKLQNHSAQMPNISENISRIRQLIQQARNAASKVGVPVKFNGASGVQVRTPRNLADLAAYTSLKFFITLPEATRNRRPGRQQQTVCLLPRQQGFQ is encoded by the exons atgtttgtctgcAGTTTGGTTGCAGAAACCAAGAAGGGTGGATTTGTGGATGTAACACAAGCCTACAACAAGATCGTCAACAGCATCAAGGATGCAGAGGAGGCTGCCAAGATGGCCGACAAGGCTACTAACGACACTATGGAg AACATAAAGGACAAGGATCTCGGTCAGATCGCTGATTCTCTGAAGAACCACAGTTTGGATCTGAAGGAAGAAGTCAAAAGGCTAAAAGATGAACTCCACAACG ACCTGAAGCCGCAGCTGGAAGACGCTCAGAGGCGACTGGAAGACGCCAAAACCAAACAGGTTGATGTGATGAAGGACCTGCAGATGGTTCAGAACAACCTCAACTTCACTACAA ATGCGAGTCAGGAGATCGACGAGGCGAAGCGAGCGGCAAATCTGGCGAACACCACGGCCACACAAATCGCCGATGCCCTGCGCCCCATTAAAGACCAGCTGGACCAATGGCAGCAGACGTACGGGGACGCCAACGCCACCAACGATGACATCAACAACGCCCTGATGGAGGCCAACAAGACCG tgAATGTGCTGGGTGAGACGATTCCTCTGCTCATGAAGAAGTTGGATAAACTTCAGAATCACTCCGCACAGATGCCAAACATCTCTGAGAACATCAGCCGCATCCGGCAGCTCATACAGCAGGCGCGCAACGCTGCCagcaag GTGGGCGTGCCAGTGAAGTTTAACGGGGCGTCCGGTGTTCAGGTCCGTACTCCACGTAACCTGGCCGACCTGGCGGCCTACACCTCCCTGAAGTTCTTCATCACTCTGCCCGAGGCGACAAGAAACCGGCGGCCAGGACGACAGCAACAAACAGTTTGTCTTCTACCTCGGCAACAAGGAT TCCAGTAA